In Herpetosiphon gulosus, a single window of DNA contains:
- a CDS encoding dihydrofolate reductase family protein, whose product MRQLIYFIACTADGFIAREDGSFDFFPMQGGHMDYLCQEYPETMPTHVHALLGITAEPRHFDTVVMGRHTYAVGLSAGVTSPYAHLRQYVVSQSITTSPSPDVTLVANNPVDFVRTLKQATGQNIWLCGGGSLASALIGEIDQLILKVNPVVLGQGIRLFDGLNAPVQLELLEQQTFDGGVALHRYAVSHHHD is encoded by the coding sequence ATGCGTCAGTTAATCTATTTCATCGCCTGTACGGCTGATGGGTTTATTGCGCGTGAGGATGGCAGCTTCGATTTCTTTCCCATGCAGGGTGGGCATATGGACTATCTGTGTCAGGAGTATCCTGAAACTATGCCGACCCATGTGCATGCGCTGCTAGGAATTACGGCTGAGCCACGCCATTTTGATACTGTCGTGATGGGTCGGCATACCTATGCAGTTGGCTTGAGCGCAGGTGTTACCAGTCCGTATGCCCATTTGCGTCAATATGTAGTGTCGCAATCAATCACCACCAGCCCAAGCCCAGATGTAACCCTAGTTGCCAACAACCCTGTTGACTTCGTGCGCACACTCAAACAAGCAACTGGGCAGAATATCTGGTTGTGTGGCGGCGGCTCGTTAGCCAGTGCCTTAATCGGAGAGATTGATCAGCTGATTCTGAAAGTCAATCCCGTAGTCCTTGGTCAAGGGATTCGGCTTTTTGATGGGCTTAATGCCCCAGTTCAGCTCGAATTGCTTGAGCAGCAAACCTTTGATGGAGGCGTTGCACTGCATCGATATGCTGTATCTCATCACCATGATTAA
- a CDS encoding RNA-guided endonuclease TnpB family protein has translation MMRTLTRCYKYRLQPTPPQAETLVQWAGCRRFIWNWALHCKQTHYQTTGQRLSYSQLAAALVDLKRQPKTAFLRDCHSQPLQQALMDLETAFTTFFAKRAKYPRFKSRKTTPHSLRFPQGVVVVDERTISVPKIGLMRAVIHRALLGIAKGATIKQDAVGAWWVVFVCHINRPDIQPTADRPVGIDVGLESFTTLSTGEKTAPPKFYRRSQKKLTRAQRKLSRAQKGSNNRLKAKKRVAKIHQKINNQRADWLHKHALGIVRQFDVVCIEDLNIKGLARTKLAKSFSDAALSTFMQRLQEKAEWHGRRVIKVERFYASSKTCHACQTKTTLTLADRVWTCCTCGTTHDRDGNAAINILHEGLRLLAVGTTESQNAARDGVNPAKCW, from the coding sequence ATGATGCGAACGCTGACCCGTTGTTACAAATACCGTCTGCAACCCACACCACCCCAAGCCGAAACCTTGGTGCAGTGGGCAGGTTGCCGACGCTTCATCTGGAATTGGGCGCTGCACTGCAAGCAAACCCACTACCAAACAACGGGTCAACGGCTGAGTTATTCGCAACTGGCGGCAGCGTTGGTTGATCTGAAACGCCAGCCCAAAACGGCCTTTTTGCGTGATTGCCATTCGCAACCGTTGCAACAAGCGCTGATGGATTTAGAAACGGCCTTCACCACCTTTTTTGCCAAACGGGCGAAGTATCCGCGCTTCAAGTCACGCAAAACCACGCCGCACAGCCTCCGCTTCCCGCAGGGTGTGGTCGTAGTCGATGAACGTACCATTAGCGTGCCAAAAATCGGACTAATGCGAGCGGTGATTCATCGAGCACTGCTAGGGATAGCGAAGGGCGCAACCATCAAACAAGATGCAGTGGGCGCATGGTGGGTGGTCTTCGTATGCCACATCAACCGCCCTGATATTCAACCAACGGCTGATCGGCCTGTGGGCATTGACGTAGGACTTGAATCCTTCACCACGCTGTCAACAGGCGAGAAAACCGCGCCGCCGAAGTTCTACCGCCGAAGCCAGAAGAAACTTACCCGTGCTCAGCGGAAACTCTCACGCGCCCAAAAGGGTAGCAACAACCGCTTGAAAGCAAAAAAGCGCGTTGCCAAAATCCATCAAAAAATCAACAACCAACGCGCCGATTGGCTGCATAAGCATGCGTTGGGGATCGTTCGACAATTCGACGTGGTGTGCATCGAAGACCTGAATATCAAAGGCCTTGCGAGAACCAAGCTGGCCAAGTCATTCAGTGATGCCGCCCTCAGTACCTTCATGCAACGATTGCAGGAAAAAGCGGAATGGCATGGACGGCGGGTGATCAAGGTTGAGCGGTTCTACGCCTCATCGAAAACCTGCCACGCCTGCCAGACCAAAACCACCTTGACGCTGGCCGACCGCGTGTGGACATGCTGCACCTGTGGCACGACCCACGACCGCGATGGCAACGCCGCGATCAACATCCTGCATGAAGGGCTACGCCTGCTTGCCGTTGGGACGACGGAAAGCCAAAACGCTGCCAGAGACGGTGTAAATCCAGCGAAATGCTGGTAG